Proteins co-encoded in one Aspergillus luchuensis IFO 4308 DNA, chromosome 6, nearly complete sequence genomic window:
- a CDS encoding fasciclin domain-containing protein (COG:S;~EggNog:ENOG410PH5P;~InterPro:IPR036378,IPR000782;~PFAM:PF02469) → MAASELKQWVAAAAPTESSLEQLQHKYAGYCHALMPHLTDAKKIPVILYEFLATKSNTSEFIRFVDQVPQIKQLLQNKDYSSTVWVPSNTALQQLSNEVSDEDVLAFLQRHISPSFLPIYFLLTAPTIDTLFYPDRLNGTQRITVRPSLNGFRVNSQVTVIEQDHLVANGLVHVIDQVLPPRPTIAALLAALPSSEFDLFQSAVKQSEAIQNLLQDESRRGGTVFIPTNEAFRKLPEDVLTYLFSDEGAAYLQALLRYHVFANQSLYSNRLYDQDSAPEHFIQTPEATPDHTIPTPENQGDRLWRVLKGVRRFPLPTCLDGQHLTVAVTRCGGLISMMVNGIAIVTVQDGLASDGVCHVVDSVLFPPLQAEDAEVQPVLSVDDVKSRLA, encoded by the coding sequence ATGGCTGCATCCGAGCTCAAGCAATGGGTAGCCGCCGCTGCCCCAACCGAAAGCAGCCTTGAGCAGCTTCAACATAAATATGCTGGATACTGTCACGCACTCATGCCACACTTGACCGATGCAAAGAAAATCCCAGTGATCCTCTATGAGTTCCTTGCAACGAAATCAAACACGTCCGAATTTATCCGATTTGTGGACCAAGTCCCTCAGATCAAACAATTATTGCAAAACAAGGATTATTCATCCACTGTCTGGGTCCCAAGCAACACTGCACTGCAGCAACTGAGCAATGAGGTATcagatgaagatgttctgGCTTTCCTTCAAAGACACATTTCGCCATCATTTCTTCCAATATATTTCCTTCTAACAGCCCCAACAATCGACACACTATTCTACCCTGACCGATTAAATGGTACCCAGAGGATAACAGTCCGTCCGTCACTCAACGGCTTTCGCGTGAACTCCCAAGTAACTGTGATTGAACAAGATCACCTCGTAGCAAACGGTCTGGTCCATGTAATCGACCAGGTTCTCCCACCGCGACCAACCATTGCAGCTCTTCTCGCTGCCCTGCCGTCATCCGAATTTGACCTGTTCCAGTCTGCAGTGAAGCAGTCTGAAGCTATTCAGAATCTTCTCCAGGATGAGTCTCGTCGCGGCGGAACCGTGTTCATACCTACCAACGAAGCTTTCCGCAAGCTGCCCGAGGATGTCCTGACATACCTTTTTAGCGATGAAGGAGCTGCATATCTTCAGGCTTTGTTGAGATATCATGTCTTTGCGAATCAATCATTGTACTCGAACCGTCTCTACGATCAAGACTCTGCGCCAGAGCATTTCATACAGACGCCAGAAGCTACACCCGATCATACGATTCCTACGCCTGAGAATCAGGGGGATCGCTTGTGGCGTGTGCTCAAGGGAGTTCGTCGCTTTCCCTTGCCTACGTGCTTAGATGGGCAACATCTAACGGTTGCTGTGACCCGATGTGGGGGCTTAATTTCAATGATGGTCAATGGAATTGCAATTGTGACTGTACAGGATGGCTTGGCCAGTGACGGAGTGTGTCATGTTGTGGACTCAGTTTTGTTTCCACCTCTACAGGCTGAGGATGCAGAAGTCCAGCCGGTACTTTCTGTTGACGATGTGAAGTCGAGACTGGCATAG